From the Candidozyma auris chromosome 2, complete sequence genome, the window GGGAACGAAAATGTGCAAGTATGTAGTCGGAGATAGTCAAGAGAATATCTCCGGAGTTTTCGTCCAGATTGTCGAGAGAATCCGTGCTCATCTATGATATGTGGATGCAATTGACGCCATGGTCTACCAAGCCGTTCTGTAGAGgtttgtttgttgatgtttggTCACGTGAACAGATCACGTCTGCCAGTGCAGAAATGGACTCAATGCTTCGGGAATTTCTGTGCAAATTAAGAGCGTTCTCGTACGTTCGAGATAAGCTTCGAGGACAGACCATGCATACTTGCTTTCAGGTAAAGAAAGTCTAGTTTTTTACTAAAAGCTGGCTTGGGTAGTCTAGTGCGTGGGCGACGGTACGAAAGAACGTTGCCAACGGATAATCATTCCTTTTTTATTgttttttattttttttttttttttttctttcttttttcttcatccaGAAGACTAAAGTATTTTTTCCTTTCGGAGAGAAGCGATCTCTCACATCTTGTTCATTGCTGTTTTCGCATCGTCAAGGACAAACGTTTTTGAGATTGCCGGTAAAGtcgcattttgcagccattttctaTTTCAAGAGCGGCACTACAAATAATGCTACCTAAGAaactttgccaaaaaaaaaaaaaaaaactaaaGGCATTATACCTTAGAACTTCAATCAACAAAGCTTGAAACGGTGCAGATAATAGGGAAAATCCTAACATTAGCAGCCTTGTGGAGAATTCCAGCTTTGTTGGCCATGGATGCTTCAAGTAGCGCCGTGCATGCCAAAAGAGGTataccaaaaaaagaaagaaaggaaaaaataataaaagGTCTGAATGCCATTGATCCCTCTCACCTTTAAGGAATTAGCAACACATATAAACCCTAGATATAAAGGGCGCAGTGATCAGTTGACTTATGTTGTTGGTTGTCGGTTTGCGGAATTCTGCTGACAGCCCAGTATTTCGCAGAGGTACATGCACGTGACGTCTTTCTTAACAAATGGTTTGTCTCAAAAAGTTGATTATTTGGTACTCACTGAAACTTCTTGCTACTAAGCAAGCACCAacattttttgcatttaGCATATTCCTGTCAAAGTCGGAGACTCTTCGCAGATCTTGTTTCGTTTACTAAACAGCATCCATGGACAAACCACGAAAAACTCCCGAGGACTATCAAACGCTCTTTGACAAACTAGATATTGATAAAAAAGGGAAGATCACGTTTCTGGATTTCAAGAATGCCGTGAAGACTCTCAACCATCCAGTGGGAGATAATGCGAGCCTATTGAAAGAAGTTTTCCAATCGTTTGACTCAAACAAAGATAATATCATAgacttcaacgacttcaagCTATATTTAACAACTACAGATGATCAGATTTTGAAAGGCTTTAACAAGATCGATCAGGATAATGATGGCAAATTGACCAGGGCAGATTTCATTAATTACCTAAAAAAGACTCTCAATCTTAGCCCGTCGGATCGAATTATCGATGAGGTATTTAGCAAGTTCGATCACAATTGCCAGGGCTACATCACCTATGACGAGTTTCGtgatttcttgcttttgatgCCTCGTTTGCATGGCTCAAGAATCAGAACAGCATACACTTATCTAgcagaagagcttgatctTTCCGCAGACGGTGACGTCACTTTAATTAACTCCTTCTTTAGTGGGttcggcttcttcttggccgGCGGACTTTCCGGAGTGGTATCAAGAACATGTACCGCTCCATTCGATCGTATCAAGGTCTTCCTCATTGCCAGGACTGACCTCTCATCTACAATCATGCATAATAAAAAGATGTTAGCCGAGCAGGTGGCTTCAGGTGCATCTCGTCAGGCTATTGAAAAGGCTAGAGAGAAACTACTCCAATCTGAACGCGAGGCGCGTATAAAACAGGCAGAAAAGCCCTTGCATAAAACTATCAGATCACCCATGAATCAAGCCATAAGAACTCTTTGGAAACAAGGTGGGCTCCGAGCTTTTTATGTTGGAAATGGTTTGAACGTAATGAAAGTTTTTCCTGAATCTGCCATGAAGTTCGGATCTTTTGAAGCGACTAAACGAATCTTCGCAAGAATTGAGGGCGTTGATGATACATCTAAACTTTCCAAGGTTTCTACATACTTGGCAGGAGGAATGGGAGGTGTAGCAGCCCAATTTACGGTATATCCAATTGATACCTTGAAATTCAGAGTTCAATGCTCCAATATTGATTCCAAACTCAAAGGTAATGCACTACTCATAGATCAAGCAAAGCAAATTTATAAGGAAGGGGGTCTTCGCATGTTTTATAGAGGAATCTTTGTGGGATTGAGCGGAATGTTCCCGTATGCGGCTCTTGATTTGGGTACTTTTTCGACAATTAAGACATTACTCGTGAAGAGAGAGGCTAAAAAACTTGGTATCTCCGAAGAAAACGTTCGCTTGCCAAATTACATGGTTCTTTCGTTAGGCGCTATTTCGGGAACCTTTGGGGCCACTGTTGTGTACCCCATTAACTTGTTGAGAACAAGATTACAAGCCCAAGGTACTTATGCACATCCTTACAAGTACAAGGGATTTAAGGACGTTTTTCAAAAAACCGTTGCACGCGAGGGTATTCCAGGGCTTTTCAAGGGGCTCGTTCCTAATTTAGCAAAAGTTGCTCCAGCAGTCTCGATAAGTTACTTCATGTacgagaacttgaagaatttgatgGGCCTTGACAACAAGCTCGACTAGTGATTATTGTACTCATTGTGAAGATCAAAGCACATGAACCCCACGCTCATTTCACCCAAAGGTACAAAAATGGTATCGCCATCATCAGACTCGGAGTATAATCGAACCCAAGGCGAAGGCTGAGTCAGCACTTTATTGAGATTGGCGCCCTCAACATTGAGCAAAAACTTGTAAAACAAATCGTTTGGTATTGGGGCTTCGCTtcttttgagctcctccaaGTGAAAGAACATTAAACTTCGCAAGTTAGTGTTGATACTATCTCTTGTAAAGTATGGGATATTAATTCTCGCCGAGTGGGTATCCTTAAGAGCGTTGGGATTTGAAAGGAAGTCTAGTGAAGAAAGTTGGCCCTTGAGACCGGAGAACTGACTGAAGTTAGCAATATACCGATGCCTCACATGAAGAGATGCCTCGTCATATAGCAAAACGACCAAATCATGCACTTTACCTCCGCCGTCTTTCTCGACCAAAATTGAGAGCATATCAACAATGAACTTCTGTATGTACTCATTCAAAGCAGGAGCTCGACACTGATACACCACCAAGTCAAGGTACAGCTTCTTGCTAAATGCATCATCTGGATAGATATGATTGTAGTAGATAATCTGCGATATCCACACAATGAGGAAATCTCGAAGACTTAGTAGGGCTTCTGGTAGTGTCACCGATGACATCCATGTAGTTGCAAGATGTAGGACAAGCATTGGTATTTTGATGTGACTCTCTTGTTCTCGACTATCCGCACGTGACTGATATAGCTTTATCACGGGAACAGAACCAACTACTTGATCTTCTAGATAAGGAAGTGATACCGACAGAGTTTcccttttccttttcaaaagtttaTCCCCAACAATCTGTCTCATCCTTCTTGGGCCACTCGATCGCAATGGCCATCACGTCCATCGACGCGTCCGATGTGAACAAGATCACGTCAGGACAGGTGATTATAGAACTTCAATCAGTCGTGAAAGAATTGGTGGATAACGCTTTGGACGCCGGAAGCACTCAGTTAGAAGTCATCTTTGACAACTATGGATTAAAGGGAGTGGATGTGATTGATAATGGTAAGGGCATCAACGACACGGACTACGACGCGCTTTGCTTAAAACATCACACGTCTAAACTAACAAGTTTTGAGGATCTCGAATCTGTAACAACTTTGGGATTTCGAGGTGAGGCATTGGCATCTTTGTGTGCCGTGGCCAAAGTCAGGATCATTACTTGCACAGAATCAACGTATCCCAAAGCAGCTCAACTAGAGTATGATAGCATGGGCAACTTGCGCTCACACAAATCAATTGTTTCTGGCAAGAAGGGCACGTCTGTGATTGTCCGGGACATATTCCACGATTTGCCCGTAAGACAGAAGTatttcaccaaaaatgCCAAGCGGGAATACTCCAAAGCTCTATCACTACTTGTTGGATACCTTTTGATGTACACTGATGTACGATTCGCCGTTTATTTAATTAGCGGTAATACAGGGAAAAAGTCTATGGTGATGGGAACACAGGGACGAGGAACCTCGATATTCGATACATTGGTGAGCGTTTATGGGAGCAATGGTGCACACGGCCTAGTGCCAATCTCCATCGCAACAGAAGATATCGAGGCAAGATTCAAACTAGGCATGAAGAATATTCCCGTTTCTTTAAGGCTCCGTGTTACGGGTCTTATCCTGGACTATTCATTCGGTATGGGAAGGGGGGCTCTGGATAGACAGTTTTTGTATGTCAATAAGCGTCCCGTTGTTCACAAAAAATTCTCCAAAATAATCAATGAAGTATATAAGGTCTTCAATCATACTCAATCGCCCGTTTTTGTTCTCAATATAGAGCTTGATGAGGGCTTTGTCGATGTTAACATTACCCCCGATAAGAGAAGTGTCATGGTTCAAAACGAGGATGTGCTTGGTGAGGTGCTTCGAGAGGAGCTCACAAAGTTTTACGAAAGCATGCACAATGTCGTACCCAAAAGTCAACTTGGAGTAGTGAAATTGGGCTCGACACAAGCGACTTTGTCCACCGCTGTGAAGAGAAATTTTTCGAagaatgatgatgagaGTAGTATTAAACAGAACTCCAAGAGACACCAAGCCGTGCTTACAGCTAATTCAGATTCCAACGAATCCCTGAAGGAGGCTTACTTTAGCGATTCATCCGATGGTGGCAAACTCCACAGAGAAAGCCCCTCACAAATGGACAAGATTATCGGTAGTAACAAGCAAGACgagagctttgaagaaagtctCATTCGTGATACTGCTCCAGGTGCTATCAGTCAAGAGAATGAGAGCGGATCTGGGGATGAAGACAGCGATGATATGAAGGACACGAGATTAGGTGATGTTGAGTCACAAGATAACTCCTCGACTAATTGCTCACCGGAAAGGCAGCAAATTGAGATCAGTGAGGAGCATGAAAGTTGCGAGGATCACGAAGATCTAAATCAAAACGAAGTAACTGACTTTTTGTTGACAGAGGAGGCGCAACTATTTGTCgagcaagagaaagaggTGGATCTGCAAGAATCGAACATAACTCAATATGGAAGAACCGCAATTGTTACACAAGATCCAGATACAgacaaaaatgaagatcaAAGGGAGCATAATAACTATACCTGCAAAGACTGTCGTCACCATGATAAGGAACTATTAGGGGACGCAGATGACCCCGATCA encodes:
- the PMS1 gene encoding ATP-binding mismatch repair protein: MAITSIDASDVNKITSGQVIIELQSVVKELVDNALDAGSTQLEVIFDNYGLKGVDVIDNGKGINDTDYDALCLKHHTSKLTSFEDLESVTTLGFRGEALASLCAVAKVRIITCTESTYPKAAQLEYDSMGNLRSHKSIVSGKKGTSVIVRDIFHDLPVRQKYFTKNAKREYSKALSLLVGYLLMYTDVRFAVYLISGNTGKKSMVMGTQGRGTSIFDTLVSVYGSNGAHGLVPISIATEDIEARFKLGMKNIPVSLRLRVTGLISDYSFGMGRGASDRQFLYVNKRPVVHKKFSKIINEVYKVFNHTQSPVFVLNIELDEGFVDVNITPDKRSVMVQNEDVLGEVLREELTKFYESMHNVVPKSQLGVVKLGSTQATLSTAVKRNFSKNDDESSIKQNSKRHQAVLTANSDSNESSKEAYFSDSSDGGKLHRESPSQMDKIIGSNKQDESFEESLIRDTAPGAISQENESGSGDEDSDDMKDTRLGDVESQDNSSTNCSPERQQIEISEEHESCEDHEDLNQNEVTDFLLTEEAQLFVEQEKEVDSQESNITQYGRTAIVTQDPDTDKNEDQREHNNYTCKDCRHHDKELLGDADDPDQENCTDTGPILGPADRQLTKPSSKKFSPESVSGMQKVLKMDLEDLKFVDSCLLKDNTASKIPKQPKTTLVNVHDVREKLVIQKSDFSMMEVIGQFNLGFIVVKHDDRLFIVDQHASDEIFNYERLHKSLSLRAQPLVIPRVLELSPIDEILVLDQQDQLRKNGFIVKEAADPHPGKRVELVALPVSKNVVFDESDLHELVQRLHETGPSQGSIVRCKKVDSMIASRACRSSIMVGQTLNKGTMNTVVSHLAELERPWNCPHGRPTMRHLADLEGLGFAEDYEL
- a CDS encoding Ca(2+)-binding ATP:ADP antiporter SAL1; the encoded protein is MDKPRKTPEDYQTLFDKLDIDKKGKITFSDFKNAVKTLNHPVGDNASLLKEVFQSFDSNKDNIIDFNDFKLYLTTTDDQILKGFNKIDQDNDGKLTRADFINYLKKTLNLSPSDRIIDEVFSKFDHNCQGYITYDEFRDFLLLMPRLHGSRIRTAYTYLAEELDLSADGDVTLINSFFSGFGFFLAGGLSGVVSRTCTAPFDRIKVFLIARTDLSSTIMHNKKMLAEQVASGASRQAIEKAREKLLQSEREARIKQAEKPLHKTIRSPMNQAIRTLWKQGGLRAFYVGNGLNVMKVFPESAMKFGSFEATKRIFARIEGVDDTSKLSKVSTYLAGGMGGVAAQFTVYPIDTLKFRVQCSNIDSKLKGNALLIDQAKQIYKEGGLRMFYRGIFVGLSGMFPYAALDLGTFSTIKTLLVKREAKKLGISEENVRLPNYMVLSLGAISGTFGATVVYPINLLRTRLQAQGTYAHPYKYKGFKDVFQKTVAREGIPGLFKGLVPNLAKVAPAVSISYFMYENLKNLMGLDNKLD